From Corvus moneduloides isolate bCorMon1 chromosome 4, bCorMon1.pri, whole genome shotgun sequence, one genomic window encodes:
- the ATP23 gene encoding mitochondrial inner membrane protease ATP23 homolog isoform X2 produces the protein MNRVVTHELIHAFDHCRAHVDWFKNVKHLACSEIRAANLSGDCTLMNEIARFKFGLKGHHQTCVRDRAIRSILAVRKVSKETAEKAVDEVFDACFNDLEPFGRIPHSKADAKRAYRDFQNRDRYNANL, from the exons ATGAACCGGGTGGTCACACATGAATTAATTCATGCATTTGATCATTGCCGTGCACATGTTGACTGGTTTAAAAATGTCAAACACTTAGCATGTTCAGAG aTTCGAGCTGCTAATCTCAGTGGAGACTGTACATTGATGAATGAAATAGCCAGATTTAAATTTGGATTGAAAGGGCACCATCAG aCTTGTGTACGAGACAGAGCAATTCGTTCCATTCTGGCTGTTCGAAAAGTTagcaaagaaacagcagaaaaagctgTGGATGAAGTTTTTGATGCCTGCTTCAATGATCTGGAACCTTTTGGAAGAATCCcacacagcaaagcagatgCAAAACGTGCTTACAGAGACTTTCAGAACAGAGATCGCTATAATGCTAATTTGTaa
- the ATP23 gene encoding mitochondrial inner membrane protease ATP23 homolog isoform X1 yields MEEGKAHSAPSAEKKGADDKEDDFGYRLFPDRNKKPQSFLVRSLFTFHNKCQLMLRLTLETNPYARLLLEALKQSGCTVFNDRHFSCENCDGCVSGGFDAATSQIVLCQNNIRQQSHMNRVVTHELIHAFDHCRAHVDWFKNVKHLACSEIRAANLSGDCTLMNEIARFKFGLKGHHQTCVRDRAIRSILAVRKVSKETAEKAVDEVFDACFNDLEPFGRIPHSKADAKRAYRDFQNRDRYNANL; encoded by the exons ATGGAGGAAGGGAAGGCTCACTCGGCGCCGTCGGCGGAGAAGAAAGGAGCGGACGACAAGGAGGATGATTTCGGCTACCGGCTTTTCCCGGACCGGAATAAGAAGCCGCAGAGCTTCCTGGTCCGCAGCCTCTTCACCTTCCACAACAAGTGCCAGCTGATGCTGAGGCTGACCCTGGAAACGA ATCCATATGCTCGACTTCTCCTTGAGGCTCTGAAGCAATCTGGTTG CACTGTCTTCAATGACCGACACTTTTCTTGTGAAAACTGTGATGGCTGTGTCAGTGGAGGTTTTGATGCTGCCACATCTCAG ATTGTTCTCTGTCAGAACAACATTCGCCAACAATCCCATATGAACCGGGTGGTCACACATGAATTAATTCATGCATTTGATCATTGCCGTGCACATGTTGACTGGTTTAAAAATGTCAAACACTTAGCATGTTCAGAG aTTCGAGCTGCTAATCTCAGTGGAGACTGTACATTGATGAATGAAATAGCCAGATTTAAATTTGGATTGAAAGGGCACCATCAG aCTTGTGTACGAGACAGAGCAATTCGTTCCATTCTGGCTGTTCGAAAAGTTagcaaagaaacagcagaaaaagctgTGGATGAAGTTTTTGATGCCTGCTTCAATGATCTGGAACCTTTTGGAAGAATCCcacacagcaaagcagatgCAAAACGTGCTTACAGAGACTTTCAGAACAGAGATCGCTATAATGCTAATTTGTaa